The Atlantibacter hermannii genomic interval CAAGCAGGCGGGTTAACCCCAGGACGCCGCTTTTGGATGCGGTATACGACGGGACACGAATGCCGCCCTGGAAGGACAGCATCGAGGCGATGTTAATAATTTTTCCGCCGCTGCCCTGAGCAATAAACTGACGCGCCACGGCCTGCGATAAAAAGAAAACCGACTTGAGATTCAGATTCATCACGTCATCCCAGTCTTTTTCCGTAAAGTCCAGTGCATCCTGACGTCGGATAGTGCCCGCGTTGTTCACCAGAATATCGACCCGCCCCATACGTTCTACGGCTTCACTGACGATCTCAGCCAGGCCCTCCTGGCGGCTTAAGTCTGCCTGAATGGCGGTAAACCGTCGCCCCAGCGCACTGACTTGTTGCGCGGTTTCATGAGGGATTTTGCGGTTAACACTAACGATATCGCAGCCTGCCTGGGCAAGTCCCAGCGCCATACCCTGTCCTAATCCGGTATCGCACCCGGTCACAATGGCGACTTTACCCGTAAGATTAAATGCATCAAGAATCATACTGCCCTCGTCATCTTTTGAAGTTAACGGCATGCGCCCGCAGGTGCCGATATCAAAAGCATAAGCAGGAAAACAAGATTATCCAGGGTAAAGTAAAACAATGTTTCATTATTATGATGGGCGCCGTAAAAAGGCAGCTCACGCTGCCTTGCCAGTGGCTACCCCAACAGATGGGCGGCAGTGAGTTCAGTGAGTGAGGCGAGTCTGGCATCTGCCAGCACCCAACGCGGATCGTCACGGTTTTCAGGGGCGGGTACCACGATGGAGCGCATCCGCGCGGCCTTAGTGGCGATCATTCCGTTGACGGAGTCTTCCAGCGTGACACAGCACAACGGGTCAATCCCCAGTTTGGCGGCGGCATCCAGATAAACCTGCGGGTGCGGTTTACTGTAAGGGAGGTGCTCAGCCGATGATACGGCGTCAAACTGGTCGCGTAACCCCAGGAGCGCCAGGACGCTTTCCAGCATGCGCAGCGGGGAGGCGGAAGCGAGCCCTACCTTCAGACCCTGCGCTTTACATAACGCCACTGCCTCCTGTACGCCGGGCAGCGCAGGGCGTTTTTCTTCTATCAGGGAAATGGCGCGGGTGATGATGCGATCGGTGACCTCGGATTTTGACGGGCCGTTCCAGGGTTGATGGGCAAACCAGAGATCCACGACCAGGTCAATGCGCAAGCCCAGCGTATCGGGCAGCTCATGACGGCGCGTTATGTCTACGCCAAGCGTTGCCATGACCTCCAGTTCTGCTTTATCCCAAAGCGGCTCTGAATCAATCAGCAGGCCATCCATATCAAAAATCGCGGCGAGGATCGGACGCGAATCGGGCATGAGTCGTCACTCCTGTGGTTAACATGTCGTGTAATCAATAGCCTGAAAATGCGCTTGTCGCTACCGCTTTGTGAAATTAGCAGTAAACTTCAGGCGGAAAGCAGAGTGAGCAGGTAGACTTATTTCGACCATGTTGCGTCGTAAGCGCCTGACTAAAGGCAATTTCAAGGG includes:
- the yniC gene encoding putative phosphatase — encoded protein: MPDSRPILAAIFDMDGLLIDSEPLWDKAELEVMATLGVDITRRHELPDTLGLRIDLVVDLWFAHQPWNGPSKSEVTDRIITRAISLIEEKRPALPGVQEAVALCKAQGLKVGLASASPLRMLESVLALLGLRDQFDAVSSAEHLPYSKPHPQVYLDAAAKLGIDPLCCVTLEDSVNGMIATKAARMRSIVVPAPENRDDPRWVLADARLASLTELTAAHLLG
- the kduD_2 gene encoding 2-keto-3-deoxygluconate oxidoreductase — translated: MILDAFNLTGKVAIVTGCDTGLGQGMALGLAQAGCDIVSVNRKIPHETAQQVSALGRRFTAIQADLSRQEGLAEIVSEAVERMGRVDILVNNAGTIRRQDALDFTEKDWDDVMNLNLKSVFFLSQAVARQFIAQGSGGKIINIASMLSFQGGIRVPSYTASKSGVLGLTRLLANEWASHAINVNAIAPGYMATNNTQALREDAARNQEILERIPAGRWGEPADLQGPVVFLASDASAYINGYTLAVDGGWLAR